Within Corynebacterium jeddahense, the genomic segment GGCCGTCGACAAGCAGCTGCGCCTGGTTGAGCGCGATGAGGTCCGCGCCGGGTAGCGGGCGCGCGACCTGCAGCGCGTCGGCCACGCGGGCGCCGTCGTTGAGCGTGACCAGCCCCGGGTTTTCCACCTCACCGACGACGGAGACCACGACCACCCCGGCGACCTCCGTCGGCGCCGCGGCAGGCTCCCACGCTGGTTCGGCCGTCCCGCCCCCTCCGCGCAGCAGCGCCCACGCGACCACGAGTGCAAGCACCAGCCCCACCGCCGCGGCGGCCTGCTTCACCGGCACCGTCACACGCGGCTGCGGGTAGCGCACGGCGAGCAGGTCCTCCTCCCCGGTGGGCCGGGTGAGGTCCTGAATGCGGTCGATGGCCTTCATGCCCGAGACGCTACAAACGCCCCAGACGAAATAAAAGGGGCGCGGGGTGCGGCTGTGGATAACTCCGCTGAAACGTCAACTAGCCGCGGGAGTTCTCCACAGGCCCGTGCGAGGAAAAGACAACGGACAGCCCGATCGCGCCCGCCCCGGTGTGCACCGCGAGCGCCGGGACGAGCGGCTCGACCATGACGCGGGAGCCCGCCGGCAGCTGGCCCTCGAGCAGCTCGGCGAGCTGGGCGGCCGGATCCGGCGCGGACGCGTGCTGAATCGCGGCGAAGACGGGCTGGCCCGCGGCGCGCTCGACTACGAGCTCCGCGAGTTTGGCAAACGCCTTCGACTGCGTGCGCGTCTTGCCCGCCAGCTCGAGCTTGCCGTCGTTGACGCGCAGGATCGGCTTGTTGGCCAGCAGCGCCGCCGAGAGCACCGACGTGCCCGTGGGCAGGCGGCCGGACTTGCGCAGGTCATCGAGCTGGTGCAGGTACAGCCACGTCTCGGAACGCGCGAGCGTCGACTGCGCCATCGCCTCACACGCGGCGAGGTCCCCGCCCTCCTGCGCGACGGTTGCGGCGGCCATCGCGGCGGCGCCGATGGTCATGCCCACCGAGTCCGTCTCCACCACGCGCACCGTCCCCGGGAACACCGCCGACGCCGCCACGGCCGCCGACCACGTCGAGGACAGCGCCTTCGCCAGGTGCAGCGCCACCACGCCCTCATCCCCGCCGCGCTCGAGCTGGCGCGCGTAGGCGGCGGCGAGCTCGAGCGAGGACAGGCCGGACGTGGACGTGCCGTCGCCCTCGTCCATGACGTGCAGGTCCACGACCGTGATGTCGAGCTCGCGAACCACCTCCGCGGGCAGCCCCGCGGACGAGTCGACCACCACGCGCACACCCATCAGTTCAACCCCCGGTTCCAGGCCTCGAGGTACCACTGGGTGGCCGAAGGGTCGTCGATACGCGGCAGCGCCACGAGCCGCGACGTGTTCGCGTTGCCAAGCCCCTTGAACACCGGGTACTGCTCCACGCCGAGGCCGAGTAGCGATGCCGTAAGCCCCGCGATCGTGCCGCCGTGCGAGACGATGAGCAGCGCCTCGCCGTCCCACCCGTCGTGCGACGCCATGAGCTCCTCGACCACCTCGCGCGCCCGCCGCGCGACCTCGACGCGGCTTTCTCCCTGGGGCGGCGCCCACGACGCGTCGCTGCGCCACATCGCGCGGGCGCCCTCGTGCTCCTCGTCCACCTCGCTGTGGGTCTTGCCCTGCCAGTCCCCGAGGTGCGTTTCGCGCAGCCGCGTATCGACGTCTACAGCGAGCCCCAGATCAGCCCCGACCACCTCTGCGGTGTGCCGGGCGCGCACGAGGTCGGAGGACACGATCTTGCCGATGCCGGCGTCGCGCAGCTCCGCGGCGGCGGCGTGGGCCTGGGCGAGGCCGCGCTCAGAGAGCACCGTGTCGAGCTGGCCCTGCATGCGCTGGGTCGCGTTGTACTCCGTCTCGCCGTGGCGCAGCAGAATAAGGCGTCGTTGCATGGTCGGCGGCGGCTTAGTAGACGTCGTCGGCGTCGGCCGGGCCCTCGCCGGCGAGCGGCAGATCCTCGATGTGCTGGGCGGCGCGCAGCTGCGCCTCGTCCCCGAAGGCGGCGGGGCGCTCGTAAGGCTCGAGCCCCTCGACCTCGATGACCGGGCAGTCGGCGTAGAGGCGGTCGAGGCCGTAGAACTCGCGCTCCGCCTCGCGCTGGACGTGGACGACGAAGTTGCCGTAGTCGAGTAGGACCCAGCGGTTCTCCCGGTTGCCCTCGCGGCGCTTCGGCTCCACCCCGAGGTCAGTGAGGTCACCCTCGACTTCCTCGACGATCGCGGCGACCTGGCGCTCGTTGTCCG encodes:
- a CDS encoding helix-hairpin-helix domain-containing protein, with product MKAIDRIQDLTRPTGEEDLLAVRYPQPRVTVPVKQAAAAVGLVLALVVAWALLRGGGGTAEPAWEPAAAPTEVAGVVVVSVVGEVENPGLVTLNDGARVADALQVARPLPGADLIALNQAQLLVDGQQIHVTAIGAAPPPAAAPAPGGATGAAAGAVSLNAATAQELTALPGVGAATAAAIVAHREANGPFRSVDGLLDVKGIGPAKLEAMRAQVVL
- a CDS encoding DegV family protein translates to MGVRVVVDSSAGLPAEVVRELDITVVDLHVMDEGDGTSTSGLSSLELAAAYARQLERGGDEGVVALHLAKALSSTWSAAVAASAVFPGTVRVVETDSVGMTIGAAAMAAATVAQEGGDLAACEAMAQSTLARSETWLYLHQLDDLRKSGRLPTGTSVLSAALLANKPILRVNDGKLELAGKTRTQSKAFAKLAELVVERAAGQPVFAAIQHASAPDPAAQLAELLEGQLPAGSRVMVEPLVPALAVHTGAGAIGLSVVFSSHGPVENSRG
- a CDS encoding histidine phosphatase family protein, translated to MQRRLILLRHGETEYNATQRMQGQLDTVLSERGLAQAHAAAAELRDAGIGKIVSSDLVRARHTAEVVGADLGLAVDVDTRLRETHLGDWQGKTHSEVDEEHEGARAMWRSDASWAPPQGESRVEVARRAREVVEELMASHDGWDGEALLIVSHGGTIAGLTASLLGLGVEQYPVFKGLGNANTSRLVALPRIDDPSATQWYLEAWNRGLN
- the rsfS gene encoding ribosome silencing factor is translated as MTAPQISIDRAKVAAKAADEKLGTNIAVIDVSNVMAITDVFVVVSADNERQVAAIVEEVEGDLTDLGVEPKRREGNRENRWVLLDYGNFVVHVQREAEREFYGLDRLYADCPVIEVEGLEPYERPAAFGDEAQLRAAQHIEDLPLAGEGPADADDVY